The [Bacillus] selenitireducens MLS10 genome includes a region encoding these proteins:
- a CDS encoding Crp/Fnr family transcriptional regulator, producing MGMKRYQQKMDIPFFLQLNKEDQQYLLYSGDRKTIKCGTLIYQEGDQLDDLYLILSGSVRMLKNAHEDQTFILHLKPKFHIIGEEILFQSSRAMLTVEALEDCVLVKLPKRQMEEAFIHNPRLRMHFMKLAAFSNQRTQAKFTDLLMYEKTGALYSVLIRLANSYGIIHDKGDIHIDIRLTHQEIAHIIGTSRETVNRMFTELKKQQLISMDRHSLIIHNINALKNELHCEKCSVEVCTMA from the coding sequence ATGGGAATGAAACGTTACCAGCAAAAGATGGATATTCCTTTTTTTCTTCAATTAAATAAAGAAGATCAACAGTACCTTTTGTACTCAGGTGACAGAAAAACCATCAAATGCGGTACTCTGATTTATCAGGAAGGGGATCAACTGGATGATCTTTATCTGATCCTTTCCGGTTCCGTGCGCATGCTGAAAAATGCACACGAAGATCAGACATTCATTCTCCATCTGAAGCCAAAATTTCACATCATCGGTGAGGAAATACTGTTTCAATCATCTCGTGCAATGTTGACGGTCGAGGCACTTGAAGACTGTGTGCTGGTGAAGTTGCCAAAGAGACAGATGGAAGAAGCTTTTATTCACAATCCGAGGCTCCGCATGCATTTCATGAAGCTCGCTGCCTTCAGTAATCAACGTACTCAGGCAAAATTTACTGACTTGCTGATGTATGAAAAAACCGGTGCCCTGTACTCTGTTTTGATCCGGCTCGCAAATTCATACGGTATCATCCATGATAAGGGAGACATTCACATTGATATACGTCTTACACACCAGGAAATAGCCCATATTATCGGAACAAGCCGGGAAACCGTAAACCGGATGTTTACAGAACTTAAAAAACAACAACTTATCAGTATGGACCGGCACAGCCTGATCATCCACAATATCAATGCCTTAAAGAATGAACTTCACTGCGAGAAATGCTCCGTTGAAGTCTGCACCATGGCTTAG
- the trpS gene encoding tryptophan--tRNA ligase, with translation MMKRIFSGIQPSGTLTLGNYLGAMTHFVDLQEDHESFFCIVDQHAITVPQDKLELRKNILSLAALYVAVGLDPKKATLFIQSEVPAHAQLGWMMQCVSYIGELERMTQFKDKSDGKEAVSSALLTYPPLMAADILLYKTDIVPVGEDQKQHLELTRDLAERFNHKYNDIFTIPEVRIPKQGARIMSLTDPTKKMSKSNPNPKSYISMLDEPNTIRKKIKSAVTDSDPDIFFDVQEKPGISNLLTIHSLCTDKEIPEIVEAYQGKGYGTFKADTAEAVVNKLAPVQARYAELIHSDELHQILDDGAAHAGKIAGSMLQKAERAMGLGRKRK, from the coding sequence ATCATGAAACGTATTTTTTCCGGCATTCAACCAAGTGGCACACTCACACTTGGAAATTATTTAGGGGCTATGACGCATTTTGTTGATCTCCAGGAAGATCATGAGAGTTTTTTCTGTATTGTTGATCAGCATGCCATTACCGTGCCACAGGACAAACTCGAGCTGAGAAAAAATATCCTCAGTCTTGCAGCACTTTATGTGGCAGTCGGCCTGGACCCAAAGAAAGCCACCTTATTTATTCAGTCTGAAGTACCGGCTCATGCACAGCTCGGCTGGATGATGCAATGTGTCAGCTACATTGGTGAACTTGAACGTATGACACAATTTAAAGATAAATCCGACGGCAAAGAAGCCGTATCATCAGCTCTTTTAACGTATCCGCCTCTGATGGCTGCGGACATCCTGCTGTACAAAACGGATATCGTTCCGGTCGGCGAGGATCAAAAACAGCACCTCGAATTGACAAGAGACCTTGCAGAACGCTTCAATCACAAATATAACGATATATTCACCATTCCTGAAGTCCGGATACCAAAACAGGGTGCACGGATCATGTCATTAACAGATCCGACAAAGAAAATGAGTAAATCAAATCCGAATCCGAAAAGTTATATCTCCATGCTCGATGAACCGAACACAATCAGAAAAAAAATCAAAAGTGCTGTAACGGATTCCGACCCGGATATCTTTTTTGATGTTCAAGAAAAACCAGGTATATCAAATCTTCTCACCATTCATTCCCTTTGTACCGACAAAGAAATTCCTGAAATCGTGGAAGCCTATCAAGGAAAAGGATACGGAACATTTAAGGCAGACACTGCAGAGGCTGTCGTAAATAAATTGGCGCCCGTACAGGCGCGTTACGCTGAACTGATTCACTCTGATGAGCTCCACCAGATCCTTGATGACGGTGCTGCTCACGCAGGTAAAATTGCCGGCAGTATGCTTCAAAAAGCTGAAAGAGCCATGGGACTCGGCCGCAAGCGTAAATAA
- a CDS encoding TIGR04053 family radical SAM/SPASM domain-containing protein — translation MKFPVNYERDPFIVIWELTRACELKCLHCRAEAQYTRDPRELSFDEGKALIDTFKDMNNPMLVFTGGDPLMREDVFDIASYAISRGIRVSMTPSATPNVTLEAMKKAKEVGLSRWAFSLDGPNAAIHDHFRGTEGSYQLTTDAISYLHELELPVQINTVISRYNIDCLDEMAAKVEELGCVLWSVFFLVPTGRGEEGDMISPVEHEKVMRWLYKLSKTASFDIKTTAAQHYRRVVLQEKEREAQLHADEQPDYQDVLRSGKTGTVDGLGRAPKGVNDGNGFVFVSHIGDVYPSGLLPVKVGNVSEQSLPEIYRESPVLQELRSPDAYKGKCGVCEYKQVCGGSRSRAFAITGDYMESEPYCVYVPKAWRNKQAVTDRG, via the coding sequence ATGAAATTTCCTGTGAATTATGAACGAGATCCGTTTATTGTCATTTGGGAGTTAACAAGAGCGTGTGAACTGAAATGCCTGCATTGCCGTGCAGAAGCCCAATATACCCGGGATCCGCGTGAGCTGTCTTTCGACGAAGGAAAAGCGCTCATTGATACGTTTAAGGACATGAATAATCCCATGCTCGTCTTTACCGGAGGCGATCCGCTTATGCGGGAGGATGTGTTTGATATTGCTTCTTATGCAATCAGTCGGGGAATCAGGGTTTCGATGACTCCGTCGGCGACACCGAATGTGACGCTCGAAGCAATGAAAAAGGCAAAGGAAGTAGGCTTGTCGAGGTGGGCTTTCAGTCTGGATGGGCCGAATGCAGCCATTCATGATCATTTTCGCGGAACGGAAGGTTCTTATCAGCTTACAACCGACGCGATTTCCTATCTGCATGAACTTGAGCTACCGGTTCAGATTAATACAGTGATATCGAGATACAATATTGACTGTCTTGATGAGATGGCTGCAAAAGTCGAGGAATTGGGCTGTGTACTTTGGAGTGTGTTTTTTCTTGTGCCTACTGGTCGCGGGGAAGAGGGCGATATGATCTCACCTGTAGAACATGAGAAGGTCATGAGATGGTTATACAAATTATCAAAAACAGCTTCTTTCGATATCAAGACAACCGCAGCACAGCATTACAGGAGAGTCGTATTACAGGAAAAAGAGCGGGAAGCGCAGTTGCATGCAGATGAGCAGCCTGACTATCAAGATGTTTTGCGCTCAGGGAAAACAGGGACGGTTGATGGGCTCGGACGGGCTCCTAAGGGTGTGAATGATGGGAACGGGTTTGTGTTTGTATCTCACATAGGGGATGTGTATCCGAGTGGTCTTCTTCCGGTTAAAGTGGGGAATGTCAGTGAGCAATCACTGCCGGAGATATACAGGGAATCACCGGTTTTGCAAGAACTTCGTTCGCCTGATGCGTATAAAGGAAAATGCGGCGTATGTGAATACAAACAGGTTTGTGGAGGATCGAGGTCCAGAGCATTCGCAATAACAGGTGATTACATGGAAAGTGAACCTTACTGTGTATATGTGCCAAAGGCATGGAGAAATAAACAGGCAGTAACGGATCGAGGCTGA
- a CDS encoding competence protein CoiA family protein, protein MSVLVCFEDKGSYGFFYYESRDHQDCKRILLDWLQVQRIEALSEYRISGINRRADIYFHYQEQAYAFEVQLSHISSSVFNERTRDYEQAGIIPYWIGHGELKSRSHKIPFNILDECYIRHAPVPHAFYIDTVKESLFIRHSFAYEKHKSVRVTDTNGMHGLVMDDLKNPVRAIGKAVFFDEEAKRKWLQTTRYKRTKRYLTLNMGERFVLKLLQSYGQNLNYFPSICRVPLRNQFILRTHPEIWQTWFLLKVVMGEAGLNGTLSLCTAVNRLKEAVYIGVIQVREINNTMHRNASLAALAEEYLGWLVWIGVLTTRRSSIYCMKNRVNVRKTLETLLMDDEYVVNEVSFYLECRKE, encoded by the coding sequence ATGAGTGTGTTGGTTTGTTTTGAGGATAAAGGCTCATATGGGTTCTTTTACTATGAAAGCAGGGATCATCAGGACTGTAAAAGAATTTTGCTTGACTGGTTGCAAGTTCAGCGTATTGAAGCGTTGTCCGAGTACAGGATTTCCGGGATAAACCGAAGAGCGGATATTTATTTTCACTATCAAGAACAAGCTTATGCATTTGAAGTGCAGCTCTCACATATCAGTTCCTCCGTGTTTAATGAACGCACACGAGATTACGAACAGGCTGGGATTATTCCTTATTGGATTGGCCATGGAGAACTGAAAAGTCGCTCTCATAAAATTCCTTTTAATATTTTGGATGAGTGTTATATACGGCATGCGCCCGTTCCTCATGCCTTCTACATTGATACAGTGAAAGAATCTCTTTTTATCAGACATTCATTTGCGTATGAGAAGCACAAATCAGTTCGTGTGACAGATACGAATGGCATGCACGGACTTGTTATGGATGATTTGAAAAACCCTGTAAGAGCCATTGGCAAGGCAGTGTTTTTTGATGAGGAAGCAAAACGGAAGTGGTTGCAGACAACGCGATATAAACGGACAAAACGCTATTTGACACTAAATATGGGAGAACGGTTTGTTCTGAAGCTGTTGCAGTCTTATGGTCAAAACTTAAATTATTTTCCATCTATATGCAGAGTGCCTCTCAGAAATCAATTTATACTCCGTACTCATCCTGAAATTTGGCAAACATGGTTTTTGTTAAAGGTTGTCATGGGTGAAGCCGGTTTGAACGGAACACTTTCTCTATGCACGGCAGTAAACAGGCTGAAAGAGGCTGTTTACATAGGCGTGATTCAAGTCAGGGAAATCAATAATACTATGCACCGAAATGCTTCGCTGGCGGCATTGGCAGAAGAGTATTTGGGTTGGCTTGTATGGATAGGGGTTCTGACAACACGACGTTCATCAATCTATTGTATGAAGAATCGGGTAAATGTGAGGAAGACACTTGAGACATTATTGATGGATGATGAGTATGTGGTTAATGAAGTTTCCTTTTATTTAGAGTGCCGAAAAGAATAG
- a CDS encoding putative glycoside hydrolase: protein MNKKMVSGILSTVAGMVLLTGVNEMYANENNDEEVLTAGFHVEKLNGMIQRVWPERVARFTFDSGYTFEYPDAVRGVFVTGHSAGGARMESLLDLLDNTALNSMVIDVKDDDGYLTYRPDEDDEYYDISQNMIKDTEELMSTLEEREIYPIARIVVFKDTVLAEKRPDLSFTQNGEVWKNRRGEAFVNPFMKEVWEYNVEIAKRAAEMGFQDIQFDYVRFPEGFETRDEDLDYDVEDYMDSPGDNIQRRVDAVTDFVAYAREELEPYDVDVSVDIFGYAATIEQTPGIGQNFSRISENVDVISSMIYPSHWGPYFGIDKPDLYPYELIDAYSQVENEVLGALDNPPVSRPWIQDFTASYLGAGNYLNYGRSEVEAQIQALYDNDIHEFLLWNAGNRYTENVDYMLDLDLSSD from the coding sequence ATGAATAAGAAAATGGTATCAGGTATATTGTCAACAGTTGCAGGAATGGTACTTCTGACGGGTGTGAATGAGATGTATGCCAATGAAAATAATGATGAAGAGGTACTTACAGCCGGTTTTCATGTGGAGAAATTGAATGGAATGATCCAGAGAGTCTGGCCGGAACGGGTGGCCCGATTTACGTTTGATTCCGGCTATACGTTTGAGTACCCGGATGCAGTCAGAGGCGTGTTTGTTACGGGGCATTCTGCAGGTGGTGCCAGAATGGAATCGCTTCTTGATCTTCTGGATAACACGGCTTTAAATTCAATGGTGATTGATGTGAAAGATGATGATGGTTATCTGACGTATCGCCCGGATGAGGATGATGAGTACTACGACATTTCCCAAAATATGATCAAGGATACAGAAGAATTAATGTCAACTCTTGAAGAACGCGAAATCTATCCGATCGCCCGTATTGTTGTGTTTAAGGATACTGTACTTGCGGAAAAACGGCCGGATCTGTCGTTTACTCAAAACGGTGAAGTATGGAAGAATCGCCGGGGAGAAGCGTTCGTTAATCCGTTTATGAAAGAGGTATGGGAGTACAATGTGGAGATTGCAAAACGGGCCGCTGAGATGGGCTTTCAGGATATTCAGTTTGACTATGTAAGGTTCCCGGAAGGTTTCGAAACAAGGGATGAAGATTTGGATTATGACGTGGAAGATTATATGGACAGCCCTGGGGACAACATCCAGCGCAGAGTTGATGCTGTAACGGACTTTGTTGCTTACGCGAGAGAGGAACTCGAGCCCTATGATGTGGATGTCTCCGTGGATATTTTCGGTTATGCAGCCACGATAGAACAGACTCCAGGAATCGGACAGAATTTCTCTAGGATATCCGAAAATGTGGACGTGATATCATCAATGATTTATCCGAGTCACTGGGGCCCGTATTTCGGTATAGATAAGCCGGACTTATATCCGTATGAACTGATTGATGCCTATTCACAAGTGGAAAATGAAGTGCTCGGGGCTCTCGACAATCCTCCGGTTTCAAGACCCTGGATTCAGGATTTCACAGCAAGCTATTTAGGAGCAGGTAACTATCTGAACTATGGTCGATCTGAAGTGGAAGCCCAAATCCAGGCATTATATGATAATGATATTCATGAATTCCTACTATGGAATGCCGGCAATCGCTACACAGAAAATGTTGATTATATGCTGGATCTTGACCTGTCTTCAGACTGA
- the spxA gene encoding transcriptional regulator SpxA codes for MVTLFTSPSCTSCRKAKAWLQEHDIPFSERNIFSDPLSVEEVKQIVRMTEDGTDEIISTRSKVFQELEVELDMMPLQELFQLISDHPGLLRRPIILDEKRIQVGYNEAEIRRFLPRTVRTFHLQEATKRLVNE; via the coding sequence ATGGTAACATTATTCACATCCCCCAGCTGCACATCCTGTCGGAAAGCTAAAGCATGGTTACAGGAACATGATATTCCATTCAGTGAGCGAAACATTTTCTCGGACCCATTATCCGTGGAAGAGGTAAAACAGATCGTCAGAATGACTGAAGACGGAACCGACGAAATCATCTCAACCCGTTCCAAAGTTTTTCAGGAACTTGAGGTTGAACTGGATATGATGCCGTTACAGGAATTGTTCCAATTAATCAGTGATCACCCAGGTCTGTTGAGACGCCCGATTATTCTTGATGAAAAGAGGATCCAGGTTGGGTATAACGAAGCTGAAATCCGCAGATTTTTGCCACGCACAGTCCGAACGTTTCATCTTCAGGAAGCGACGAAGCGTCTGGTGAACGAATAA
- a CDS encoding LCP family protein: MESKPKFSIKIKVMFLVLLLFTLGGVALAAWVTDEYDRARNETIQEIKESGGTIDREEEIEFNVNEPEDDSLNQLNILLVGVDDDDGTARTDTIMIGRYAPDEEEVKLVSIMRDTYVDIPGRGYNKINAAFAFGGLDLLRETIEKNFDLEIQHYAQVNFDSFRRVVDTVAPDGIEIDIENRMYYAEQATDFEIDFQPGTHIMDGSDALKYVRFRNDSDNDFGRVQRQQELLSILQSEILSLSGVTRIPSVLGSVEPYIQTNISNSEMISYGRDFFLNAPDEIETLTIPVENGFSHEYYSHAGAVLELDMEKNAEALQKFLKGESSQVSVREESVGGDANERNLN; the protein is encoded by the coding sequence ATGGAAAGCAAACCAAAGTTCAGTATAAAGATTAAGGTCATGTTCCTCGTCCTGCTTCTGTTTACACTCGGTGGCGTTGCCTTAGCTGCATGGGTAACCGATGAATACGATCGTGCACGAAATGAAACGATCCAGGAGATAAAAGAAAGCGGCGGAACAATTGACCGTGAGGAAGAAATCGAATTTAATGTGAATGAACCTGAAGATGACAGCCTGAATCAACTCAATATTCTCCTCGTAGGCGTGGACGACGATGATGGTACGGCTCGCACCGATACGATTATGATCGGCCGATATGCGCCAGATGAAGAAGAAGTCAAACTCGTCTCCATTATGAGAGATACGTATGTTGATATTCCAGGACGCGGTTATAATAAAATCAATGCAGCCTTCGCTTTTGGCGGTCTTGATTTGTTAAGAGAAACCATTGAAAAGAATTTCGATCTTGAGATCCAGCATTATGCACAAGTCAATTTTGACAGTTTCAGACGGGTAGTTGATACAGTCGCTCCGGATGGGATTGAAATAGACATCGAGAACCGGATGTATTATGCGGAGCAAGCTACAGATTTTGAAATTGATTTTCAGCCTGGAACACACATCATGGATGGCTCAGATGCGTTGAAATACGTCCGGTTCAGAAACGATTCGGATAACGATTTTGGGCGTGTTCAACGTCAACAGGAATTATTAAGTATATTGCAGTCTGAAATTCTCAGCCTGTCCGGAGTGACCAGAATTCCTTCAGTTCTCGGCTCAGTCGAACCATATATTCAAACGAATATCTCGAACAGCGAGATGATCAGCTATGGCAGGGACTTTTTCCTGAATGCGCCTGATGAAATTGAAACATTGACAATCCCTGTTGAAAATGGGTTCAGTCACGAATATTACAGCCATGCCGGCGCCGTTCTTGAATTGGATATGGAGAAAAACGCAGAGGCCTTGCAGAAATTCCTCAAAGGGGAGTCCTCACAAGTCTCGGTTCGTGAAGAAAGTGTCGGTGGCGATGCCAACGAACGAAATTTGAATTAA
- the mecA gene encoding adaptor protein MecA, giving the protein MEIERINDTTIKFYITYRDIEKRGFNKEEIWYNREKGEELFFDMMNEVSDQDQFEMNGPLWVQVHALDRGLEVIVTRGQVNDGKVNLEIPMEDDLETDSEGNLADMLERGYSDTKGSNEKREKSLTVVLKLDDLEDFIQLSKSFDFEVDTSLFHYQDDYYFSVTAGEEYSEAQQDNIISQALEFGNETDISIHLLQEYGKVVAENNAIAIFKENF; this is encoded by the coding sequence ATGGAAATAGAACGAATTAATGACACAACGATAAAATTTTACATTACGTATCGTGATATTGAAAAAAGAGGTTTCAATAAGGAAGAAATCTGGTACAACAGAGAAAAAGGAGAAGAACTTTTCTTTGACATGATGAATGAAGTCAGCGATCAAGACCAGTTTGAAATGAATGGACCACTGTGGGTTCAGGTACACGCCTTGGATCGCGGACTTGAAGTTATTGTGACACGCGGTCAAGTGAATGATGGAAAAGTAAATCTTGAAATTCCCATGGAAGACGACCTTGAAACAGACTCTGAGGGGAACCTTGCAGATATGCTTGAACGTGGCTATTCGGACACGAAGGGCAGCAATGAGAAAAGAGAGAAGAGTCTAACTGTGGTTTTGAAACTGGATGATCTTGAAGACTTTATCCAACTCAGTAAATCATTTGATTTTGAGGTCGATACGTCACTGTTTCATTACCAGGATGACTATTATTTTTCAGTTACAGCCGGTGAAGAATATTCTGAAGCCCAGCAGGATAACATTATCAGCCAAGCACTTGAATTTGGCAATGAAACAGATATCAGCATACACCTTCTCCAGGAATATGGGAAAGTGGTTGCTGAGAACAATGCCATCGCAATTTTTAAAGAAAATTTCTGA
- a CDS encoding HD domain-containing protein has translation MARLTLAEIYSHPVAQKFVNRAGLAHSISTAFHAFRLAKERGVHPDLAVKAAFLHDMGHYQWYNNGEWDYEQYRLHDIHAIKGAERAHKLLIRLGEDRFKAKQIALAVLFHTNSFIPDGQVNRTPLQQIVADADEADEEPGGNHHYRKINISKAWRKIHELDKKIEEELAQFPYENTGDEQRLKTPD, from the coding sequence ATGGCCCGATTGACGCTTGCAGAAATCTATTCCCATCCGGTAGCGCAGAAATTTGTCAACCGTGCCGGACTTGCACACTCCATCTCCACGGCTTTTCATGCGTTCCGTTTAGCAAAAGAGCGAGGTGTTCATCCGGACCTTGCCGTAAAGGCTGCTTTTTTGCATGACATGGGTCATTATCAATGGTATAACAACGGGGAATGGGATTACGAACAATACCGTCTCCATGACATACACGCAATCAAAGGTGCCGAGCGTGCTCATAAACTTCTGATCCGCCTTGGAGAGGATCGGTTTAAAGCAAAGCAGATTGCGCTGGCTGTGCTGTTTCATACGAATTCGTTTATTCCTGATGGGCAGGTGAATCGCACACCGCTGCAACAGATCGTAGCAGATGCCGACGAAGCGGATGAAGAACCAGGAGGCAATCATCATTACCGCAAAATCAATATCAGCAAAGCCTGGCGGAAAATTCACGAGCTGGACAAGAAGATAGAAGAAGAACTGGCTCAGTTTCCTTACGAAAATACCGGAGATGAGCAGCGCCTTAAGACACCTGATTGA
- a CDS encoding GNAT family N-acetyltransferase, whose product MNWYEKLSQYFPIEEMKSKEHMDLLLKEKKDVYKKEEGQHHVMMYVETDDFLFIDYLFVSKDARGSGLGKKLLTALKEKRKPIILEVEPIDYDDSDTEKRMRFYSREGFTHAESIGYTRRSLATGELTELEILYWSPENDSEESIYRKMCHTYENIHTYKDKELYGESYQKVDEVLSYEDDSDDKEPSA is encoded by the coding sequence ATGAATTGGTACGAGAAACTGAGTCAGTATTTTCCCATTGAAGAAATGAAGTCCAAAGAACATATGGATTTACTGTTGAAAGAGAAGAAAGATGTCTACAAAAAAGAAGAGGGTCAGCATCATGTAATGATGTATGTTGAGACAGATGATTTTTTGTTTATTGATTATTTATTCGTTTCAAAAGATGCAAGGGGTTCAGGTTTGGGTAAAAAGTTATTAACCGCTCTGAAAGAAAAGAGAAAGCCGATCATTCTTGAAGTGGAGCCCATTGATTATGATGACTCAGATACAGAGAAGCGGATGAGGTTTTACAGCAGAGAAGGGTTTACCCATGCAGAATCGATCGGTTATACAAGAAGATCGCTTGCTACTGGCGAGCTGACCGAACTTGAAATTCTCTATTGGTCACCGGAAAATGACAGCGAGGAAAGCATTTACCGGAAAATGTGTCACACGTATGAAAATATCCACACCTACAAAGATAAAGAACTGTACGGTGAATCCTATCAAAAAGTGGACGAAGTGTTATCCTATGAGGATGACAGTGATGATAAGGAACCTTCAGCTTAA
- a CDS encoding sodium:calcium antiporter has translation MIYAGFIISAFITVWAAVKLSTYADVIGEQTKLGGMLAGTLLLAGATSLPEVTTSLTAVYLNNPDIAVSNVFGSNLFNILILAVFDLIYRKSHIFRSIDKSHQYAAWIGITMTAVVFLPMIVPYHFSFFSVGIEMILMVIIYLIGLWVLSRHQEPVQNEIIPPTVFNDHHKNAISLKEASYGFAAASVFTLIAGSFLTITGDAIAIATGLGSSFMGTFLIAGATSLPEVVAVLVAVQLGNHALAVGNILGSNMFNLLILALVDAALRGEAVLQAVHPVTLITILTVLLLTSTALFGMNWIKRAEQNSKWHTLPSSVIVIMYVILSYLIFIYG, from the coding sequence TTGATCTATGCAGGATTTATCATCAGTGCCTTCATCACAGTTTGGGCGGCAGTTAAACTCTCCACCTATGCCGATGTCATAGGTGAACAGACAAAGCTCGGCGGCATGCTCGCCGGCACGCTGCTTCTTGCAGGTGCAACAAGTCTGCCTGAAGTCACGACTTCCCTGACAGCCGTCTATTTGAATAATCCGGATATTGCTGTCAGCAATGTCTTTGGAAGCAATCTGTTCAATATACTCATTCTTGCTGTCTTCGATTTGATTTACCGTAAATCCCACATCTTTCGGTCCATCGATAAAAGTCATCAGTATGCTGCATGGATTGGTATCACGATGACAGCTGTTGTATTTTTGCCCATGATCGTTCCCTATCATTTTTCTTTCTTTTCTGTTGGGATCGAAATGATCCTGATGGTGATCATCTATTTGATCGGGCTTTGGGTTCTTTCCCGGCATCAGGAGCCTGTACAAAATGAGATAATCCCTCCAACTGTATTCAATGACCATCACAAGAACGCCATTTCATTAAAAGAGGCAAGTTACGGATTTGCAGCAGCCAGTGTCTTCACACTCATTGCCGGTTCATTTTTGACAATTACGGGGGATGCTATTGCTATTGCAACAGGCTTAGGCTCAAGCTTTATGGGCACCTTTTTAATTGCAGGAGCTACCAGTCTTCCGGAAGTCGTTGCCGTGCTCGTCGCCGTGCAACTCGGTAACCACGCACTTGCAGTGGGAAATATTCTCGGAAGCAATATGTTTAATCTGCTGATTCTTGCGCTTGTTGACGCAGCACTTCGTGGAGAAGCCGTCCTCCAGGCCGTTCATCCCGTAACTTTGATTACAATCCTGACGGTGCTTTTGTTAACGTCCACTGCGCTATTCGGGATGAATTGGATCAAACGTGCGGAACAAAATTCAAAATGGCATACACTTCCATCTTCCGTGATTGTAATTATGTATGTGATTTTGAGCTACCTCATCTTTATTTATGGATAA